The sequence TGCGCTCCAGGTCGTCGATGGTCGCGAACTCCACCACGATGCGGCCCTTCCGGCGGCCGAAGTCCACCTTCACCCGGGTCTCGAAACGGTCGGAGAGGCGGTCGGCCAGATGGCGGAGAGCGGGCTCCTCGTCCGGCTTCGCCCGGGGAGCCTTCGGCGCAGGCGCCGGTGCCGCCTGCGCGTCGCCCATCGCCACGATCTCCTCGACCGCGCGGACCGACAGCAGCTCGGCCACGATCCGGGCGGCGAGGCGTTCCTGCGCCGCGGGGTCGTCCAGGGCCAGCAGGGCCCGCGCGTGCCCGGCGGTGATCGTGCCGGCCGAGACGCGGAGCTGGACTCGGGGGGGCAGTTTGAGCAGGCGCAGGGTGTTGGTCACGTGGGTACGGGAGCGGCCGACACGGACGGCGAGCTGCTCGTGGGTGGCGCCGAAGTCGTCGAGCAGCTGCCGGTAGGCCGCCGCCTCCTCCAGGGGGTTGAGCTGCTCGCGCTGGAGGTTCTCGATGAGCGCGTCCAGGAGGAGCTTGTCCTCCTGGGTGCTCCGGACGATCGCGGGGATCTCCTTGAGGCCCGCGAGTTTGGAGGCACGCCAGCGGCGCTCTCCCATGATGAGCTCGTAGCTGTCCTTGCCCGTGGCGCGGACGACGATGGGCTGGAGCAGACCGACCTCGGTGATCGAGTCGGCGAGTTCCTTCAGGGCCTCGCCGTCGAAGACGGTTCTGGGCTGGCGCGGATTGCGCTCGATCCTCTCGATCGGGATCTCAAGGAAATACGCACCCGCCACCGGCTGAGGGGACGGCTGCTGCTGCACCGCGGGCTCCGGCGCGACCATCGTCGCGGTCGCCGACGGTGCGGCGCTCTGCACCACGGGCGGGCCCGGGATGAGCGCCGCCAGCCCCCTGCCGCCCATCCCTCTCGGCTGCTTACTCACTGCCCCTCCCGAGGCTCAAGGTTCCACCCTCAGTCATCTCCGCGGCAGTGACGGCCGCGAAACTTTCGACGCTCACACGGCCGCGCCTCGGTAGGCCATCTCACGGGCTGCGTCCATGTAGGCCATCGCACCGCTGGAACCCGGGTCGTAGGTCATGACCGACTGGCCGTAGCTCGGCGCCTCGGAGACGCGCACGCTACGGGGGATCAGGGTGGTCAGCACGGTGTCGCCGAAGTGGGACCGGACCTCCTCGGCGACCTGGGAGGCCAGCCGGGTCCGCCCGTCGTACATCGTCAGCAGGATGGTGGACATGTCGAGCGCCGGGTTCAGATGGGCACGGACGAGGTCCACGTTCCTGAGCAACTGCCCGAGGCCTTCCAGCGCGTAGTACTCGCACTGGATGGGGACCAGCAGCTCGGTCGCGGCCATCAGCGCGTTGACGGTCAGCAGGCCGAGCGAGGGAGGGCAGTCGATGAAGACGTAGTCGAACTCGGTCGCCTTGTACGCGCCCAGCGCGCGCTGCAGGCGGGCCTCACGCGCGACCATGGAGACCAGCTCGATCTCGGCACCGGCCAGGTCGATCGTGGCGGGAGCGCAGTAGAGGCCGGGCATGTCCGGGACCTCCTTGACGACCTCCACCAGAGGCACGTCCTCCACCAGGACCTTGTACATGTCGGGCACATCGCCGCGGTGCTCGATGGACAGCGCCGTCGAGGCGTTGCCCTGCGGGTCGAGATCGACCACGAGCACCCGCTGGCCGTGCATCGACAGCGCCGCCGCCAGGTTCACCGAAGTGGTGGTCTTGCCCACACCGCCCTTCTGGTTGGCGACGGTGAAGATGCGTGTCTTGGGAGGACGGGGCCAGTCCCCATCCCGGGTTCCCGTGGAGCCTCCAGGGGAGGCCGTAGTCGTCTGGGCCGATGTTTCACGTGAAACCACTGAGCTGAGTGCCTCTCGTACCAGCGGCGAGTCGCCGGGATTAAGGGGGGTCTGGGTCACGGTCGTCGTCCTTTCAGCCGGCCTGACTACGGGGGCGGGAGCCGATGCCGGCCAGCCCAGGCCAGAGGAGCGTCCATGGGGCAAGGCGACAGGATTCTCCGGCCAGCCGAGACCGCCCGCTGCGCCGACGATCGCACTTCCACGGTCATTCACTGGCCTCGTACTCGCTTTGCTCGGTCTGTCTACTGGCGTCGTGGTCGCTTCGATCGCGATTCACGATCCTTCCGGCGAGAGGTCTGCCGCGCTCCCTCGGGGGCCCGACCGGCGACCACTCGGATGAGAGTTGCAGGCGGCTCGACCTTACCGTGCCCGACCGATACAAGCTCGGCAGCCAGCACCCCACTGGACCGCAATTGCCCCTCGGCGTCCGCCAGCTCCTCCGCTGCCCGCTCTCCCTTCATCGCGAGGAGCTCGCCCCCCTCGCGCAGCAGCGGCAGCGACCACTTCAGCAACCGTTCGAGCGGCGCCACCGCGCGCGCGGAGGCCACGTCGAACTCGCGCCTGCCCGCGAACTCCTCGGCCCGGCCGCGCAGCACCTCGACGTTGTCGAGCTTCAGGGCCTCCACGCACTCCTCAAGGAACACCGTCCGGCGCAGGAGCGGCTCCAGAAGGGTGACCGTGATGTCCGGCCGTACGATCGCCAGCACCAGGCCGGGCAGGCCGGCTCCCGAGCCGATGTCCACCAGCCGCACGTCGGCGGGGACGGCCTCGGCGACCACGGCGCAGTTGAGCAGGTGACGGTCCCAGATGCGGGGCACCTCGCGGGGGCCGAGCAGTCCGCGCACCACTCCCGGGCCGGCCAGCAACTCCGCGAACGTCTCCGCTCTGGACCATGCGTCGCCGGTGAACACCTCGCGCGCAACCTCGGGCGGCTCGGGGATCTGCTCGCTCACTCGACGCTCACTCTTCCTCGGAACTGTCTGGGTCAGGATTTTCTAAGGCTAACGGCCCGTTCCGTGGCGGCGCACAAGGGCAGGCCACGAAAAAGGCCGCCGCCCCCGGGAAACCGGGGGCGACGGCCAGTCTCCGTCCGTTATGCCGCTATACGGGCAGGATCACTACGAAGCGACGGGGCTCCTCGCCCTCGGACTCGCTCCGCAGACCCGCCGCTGCGACCGCGTCGTGCACGATCTTGCGCTCGAACGGGGTCATCGGCTGCAACGACTTGGGCTCGCCGTCGCGCTTGACGTCCGCGGCGATCTTGGTGCCAAGCTCGCGCAGCTCCGTCCGGCGGCGGTCGCGGTAACCGCCGATGTCCAGCATCAGCCGCGAGCGCTCGCCCGTCTGGCGGTGGACGGCGAGCCGGGTCAGCTCCTGGATCGCCTCCAGCACCTCGCCGTTGGGGCCCACGAGGTCGCCGCCCTTGATGTCCACGACCGACACCACGGCGCGATCGCCTTCGACGTCCATGTCGATGTCACCGTCGATGTCGGCGATGTCGAGCAGACCCTCGACGTAGTCCGCCGCGATCTCGCCTTCCTGCTCCAGCGCAGCGAGATCAGGAGCCGCTTTCACGGTCTCCTTTTCGGCCTCGGCCTCGGTCACGTCCGGCCACTCCTTCGTGCTGTCGGGGATGTCGTCAGGACTTCTTGCTACCCGTCCGCTTGCTGCGGGGCTGGCGGGTCGGCTGCTGGCGGATCGGCTTGGGCTCCGGTGCCGCAGGAGGCGCCTCTGGCTCGGGAGCGGTCTTCCTGACCTTGCTCAGCAGGCTCGGCTTGGGCTCGGGCATGACCATGTTGCCCTTGGCGTCGGCCACCGGGGAGGGGTTGCGGCTGTAGAACCAGTGCTGCTGCCCGAGGGTCCAGAGGTTGGTGGTGACCCAGTAGAGGATCAGGCCGAGGGGGAAGTTCAGCGAGAAGATGGCGAACAGCGGCGAGATGTACATCAGGATCTTCTGCTGCTGGGCCATCGGGTTGTCCGGCATCTGGGCCATCGAGCGGGTCACGCTCTGCCGGACGGTGAGGAAGGTGGTCAGCGAGCTGATCGCCACGAAGATCGCGAGAACGACCTTGGTGACGACCGGGTCGGCACCCAGCTTGATGATGTCGGCCGAGCTGGTCCAGAACGTCGCCGGCAGGGGCGCGCCGAAGATGTGCGCCGCACGGGCGCTGTCGACGAGATGCTGCGTCATGCCGAACTTGAGCTGGCCGTTGGCCATCGCCTGCAGCACGGTGAACATCGAGATGAAGATGGGGAACTGGGCCACGATCGGCAGACAGCCGCCGAGCGGGTTGGCTCCCTGCCCCTGGTACAGCGCCATGACCTCCTGGTTCATGCGCTGCTTGTCGTTCTTGTAACGCTTGCGCAGTTCTTGAACCTTCGGCGCCAGCTCCTGCATCTTCTTCGACGAGCGCATCTGCTTGAGGAAGAGAGGGAAGATCAGCAGCCGCATCAGCACCGTCAGGGTGATGATG comes from Streptosporangium roseum DSM 43021 and encodes:
- a CDS encoding ParA family protein — encoded protein: MFTVANQKGGVGKTTTSVNLAAALSMHGQRVLVVDLDPQGNASTALSIEHRGDVPDMYKVLVEDVPLVEVVKEVPDMPGLYCAPATIDLAGAEIELVSMVAREARLQRALGAYKATEFDYVFIDCPPSLGLLTVNALMAATELLVPIQCEYYALEGLGQLLRNVDLVRAHLNPALDMSTILLTMYDGRTRLASQVAEEVRSHFGDTVLTTLIPRSVRVSEAPSYGQSVMTYDPGSSGAMAYMDAAREMAYRGAAV
- the yidC gene encoding membrane protein insertase YidC yields the protein MELSWLNWLYTAVAQVITWIHQGYSSFLAPDSGLTWALTIITLTVLMRLLIFPLFLKQMRSSKKMQELAPKVQELRKRYKNDKQRMNQEVMALYQGQGANPLGGCLPIVAQFPIFISMFTVLQAMANGQLKFGMTQHLVDSARAAHIFGAPLPATFWTSSADIIKLGADPVVTKVVLAIFVAISSLTTFLTVRQSVTRSMAQMPDNPMAQQQKILMYISPLFAIFSLNFPLGLILYWVTTNLWTLGQQHWFYSRNPSPVADAKGNMVMPEPKPSLLSKVRKTAPEPEAPPAAPEPKPIRQQPTRQPRSKRTGSKKS
- a CDS encoding protein jag; its protein translation is MTEAEAEKETVKAAPDLAALEQEGEIAADYVEGLLDIADIDGDIDMDVEGDRAVVSVVDIKGGDLVGPNGEVLEAIQELTRLAVHRQTGERSRLMLDIGGYRDRRRTELRELGTKIAADVKRDGEPKSLQPMTPFERKIVHDAVAAAGLRSESEGEEPRRFVVILPV
- the rsmG gene encoding 16S rRNA (guanine(527)-N(7))-methyltransferase RsmG — protein: MSEQIPEPPEVAREVFTGDAWSRAETFAELLAGPGVVRGLLGPREVPRIWDRHLLNCAVVAEAVPADVRLVDIGSGAGLPGLVLAIVRPDITVTLLEPLLRRTVFLEECVEALKLDNVEVLRGRAEEFAGRREFDVASARAVAPLERLLKWSLPLLREGGELLAMKGERAAEELADAEGQLRSSGVLAAELVSVGHGKVEPPATLIRVVAGRAPEGARQTSRRKDRESRSKRPRRQ
- a CDS encoding ParB/RepB/Spo0J family partition protein, with protein sequence MSKQPRGMGGRGLAALIPGPPVVQSAAPSATATMVAPEPAVQQQPSPQPVAGAYFLEIPIERIERNPRQPRTVFDGEALKELADSITEVGLLQPIVVRATGKDSYELIMGERRWRASKLAGLKEIPAIVRSTQEDKLLLDALIENLQREQLNPLEEAAAYRQLLDDFGATHEQLAVRVGRSRTHVTNTLRLLKLPPRVQLRVSAGTITAGHARALLALDDPAAQERLAARIVAELLSVRAVEEIVAMGDAQAAPAPAPKAPRAKPDEEPALRHLADRLSDRFETRVKVDFGRRKGRIVVEFATIDDLERIIGTMAPGSMQPAEE